In the genome of Gemmatimonadota bacterium, one region contains:
- a CDS encoding YbaB/EbfC family nucleoid-associated protein, producing the protein MMRDTSAESKESLQLRSRVERQLVNLDTALTRARAEATAGGGLVRVSVDGLHRVRDLVIAPEAFEQRDAALLADLVMSAIAEAQRRVEIVATEATDGVIAAADDAAP; encoded by the coding sequence ATGATGCGGGATACATCAGCAGAATCGAAGGAATCACTTCAGCTCCGTTCGCGCGTCGAGCGGCAGCTGGTCAATCTGGACACCGCCCTGACCCGGGCGCGTGCCGAAGCCACTGCAGGCGGTGGCCTCGTCCGCGTGAGCGTTGATGGGCTGCATCGCGTCCGCGACCTCGTGATCGCTCCCGAAGCGTTCGAGCAGCGTGACGCTGCCTTGCTCGCGGATCTTGTGATGTCGGCGATCGCCGAGGCGCAGCGTCGGGTCGAGATCGTCGCCACCGAAGCGACCGACGGCGTCATCGCGGCGGCGGACGACGCGGCACCCTGA
- the dnaX gene encoding DNA polymerase III subunit gamma/tau, protein MSIALARRYRPRRFADLLVQDHVAAALRGAVAKNRVGHGYLLTGPRGVGKTTAARILAMALNCERRDREHPTGEPCGECGACLRIWNGSANLDVVEIDAASNRGVDDARDLRERAMYAASEPGHHKVYIIDEAHMLTREAWNALLKILEEPPPGVVFVFATTEPQKIANTAAPVMSRLQRFDFRRIGPLAIQSRLRAVLDAEKLDAEDDALLLIARHADGGMRDALSVLDQCISFGDGPLTAERVRDVLGLVNDAAYAAILTLVADRRPADVFSVMDTVADAGADLVEFAGGLADLLRALVMRHYGAEPEGLPESTRAVLAAAAERLSAEDVVRMIKLLTDTEPAIRRSANPRLVLETLLLRWAMMDRMLDLKALLRGETPAAWVPSAGAPVQPIPQERSAPSARAAVTPAAPASPVPASSPAAPEGAAPSMAVPQSAEALLAIWPDVLATATRQSRLLAQALDHATARLQAPGKVVLAFGPDSAVFQEGVERQLAVVETILSARMGVTMTVKLEQGASGSAPTQPKGKRLSAEDLRADRLRELRTRDPALDAAADSLDLELVDEG, encoded by the coding sequence ATGTCGATCGCTCTCGCCCGCCGCTACCGGCCTCGCCGGTTTGCCGACCTCCTCGTCCAGGACCACGTCGCCGCCGCCCTGCGTGGTGCCGTCGCCAAGAATCGTGTCGGGCACGGCTATCTGCTCACCGGCCCTCGTGGCGTGGGCAAGACGACCGCCGCGCGCATCCTGGCGATGGCGCTCAATTGTGAGCGACGCGATCGCGAACACCCCACCGGTGAGCCGTGTGGTGAGTGCGGCGCCTGTCTCCGCATCTGGAACGGCTCGGCCAATCTCGACGTCGTCGAGATCGACGCAGCTTCCAATCGCGGCGTCGATGACGCGCGCGACCTTCGTGAACGGGCGATGTACGCCGCGTCCGAACCCGGTCATCACAAGGTCTACATCATTGACGAAGCGCACATGCTCACGCGTGAAGCGTGGAATGCGCTGCTGAAGATCCTCGAGGAGCCGCCGCCGGGGGTGGTGTTCGTCTTCGCGACCACCGAGCCGCAAAAGATTGCCAACACGGCCGCACCAGTGATGTCGCGGTTGCAGCGCTTCGATTTCCGGCGTATCGGCCCGCTGGCGATTCAGTCGCGCCTGCGCGCCGTGCTCGACGCCGAGAAACTCGACGCCGAAGATGACGCGCTGCTGCTGATCGCGCGTCACGCCGATGGCGGCATGCGTGACGCCCTGTCGGTGCTCGATCAGTGCATCTCGTTTGGTGATGGGCCGCTCACCGCCGAACGGGTCCGCGATGTCCTCGGCCTCGTCAACGACGCGGCCTACGCCGCCATCCTGACGCTGGTGGCCGATCGTCGTCCCGCCGATGTCTTCAGTGTCATGGATACCGTCGCCGACGCCGGCGCCGATCTGGTGGAATTCGCCGGTGGCCTCGCCGACCTGCTGCGGGCCCTCGTGATGCGTCACTACGGGGCGGAACCGGAAGGGCTGCCGGAATCGACGAGGGCCGTCCTGGCGGCCGCGGCCGAGCGCCTGAGCGCCGAAGACGTGGTCCGGATGATCAAGCTGCTCACCGACACCGAGCCGGCGATCCGCCGAAGCGCGAACCCCCGCCTCGTCCTCGAGACCCTGCTGCTCCGCTGGGCGATGATGGATCGGATGCTCGACCTCAAGGCCTTGCTCCGTGGTGAGACTCCCGCTGCCTGGGTTCCCTCAGCCGGCGCGCCGGTGCAGCCGATACCTCAGGAGCGAAGTGCGCCCTCGGCGCGGGCGGCCGTCACCCCTGCAGCGCCGGCGAGCCCGGTTCCGGCGTCGAGTCCTGCGGCGCCAGAGGGAGCAGCACCGAGCATGGCGGTGCCGCAGAGCGCCGAGGCGCTCCTGGCGATCTGGCCCGACGTGCTGGCCACTGCGACCCGGCAGAGCCGGTTGTTGGCTCAGGCGCTCGATCATGCCACAGCACGGCTCCAGGCGCCGGGGAAGGTGGTTCTGGCGTTCGGACCGGACAGCGCCGTGTTTCAGGAGGGGGTCGAGCGCCAGCTTGCCGTGGTCGAGACTATCCTCTCGGCCCGGATGGGCGTCACCATGACGGTGAAGCTGGAGCAGGGTGCCAGTGGCTCGGCCCCGACTCAACCCAAGGGAAAGCGCCTTTCCGCCGAGGACTTGCGGGCCGATCGGCTCCGGGAGCTCCGGACCCGTGATCCGGCGCTGGATGCGGCAGCAGACTCGTTAGATTTGGAGCTCGTGGACGAGGGGTGA
- a CDS encoding M14 family zinc carboxypeptidase has translation MTVLLPFRRLLLAALLLVPSVLSAQGGNNWSFYGYAPYRAGVPRPDSLLGHPIGSRQTMYHEQQRTLDAMIAAAPDRVRTEVTGATAEGKVMRLLIISSPANIARLEQIRADVAALADPRKTSRADAAAIAARTPAIALFSHSIHGNEPAGFESAMMTAYTLLASESAQVKAILDNTVVIINPSQNPDGHERFAAWSNSLALGSGESMALEGGEPWSIQGRLNHYRFDMNRDLVALSQAESRATAGAVRRWHPQVFVDLHSTTAQYFFPPAAMPINQNLPAASVKWLEAFGKGNAAAFDANSWPFFVRDEFDLFYAGYWDSWPSLNGATGMTFETDGGPRLATTKDDGTVTTFRDGIAHHFVATMATAATLAANREARLKDYYEFFATALAEPVGRAVRRVVILPGNDPARTREVIDLLAFQGVEASVLTEPWTALRANDYLGGPAARKTFPAGSYVVDFAQPQGRLAAAMLEPKSTIDSAFARQALDRWERNRRRGDDAPREDYEFYDVTAWALPLVHGLDAAWTDEPAPSASRPLADIGTAQVLIDAPPRAQSAYLFAGGTRAAEVLAMRLLAEGFVVNVATEPTRADGTTYPAGTFLLRVGRNPETVHGRIAALGPANGVAVKAIQSGFPDAGSAGVGSPTMIPVRAPKIIVVGGDGVSQTSFGDVWWYLEKELHQTFTAVDARRLSGASLERFNVIILPEGSYAGALGASGMNRLRDWVRGGGALIALGSATSVLENKEMGLRSVADEPKDDKKKLEPGDTAITSTGARAPFVSPSAKGNSRPEGVPGAIARATLDLSHWLTWGYTRDKLAVPVPGDFLKPSKTGENVVVFDEKDPVLAGFSWPGNTAKYLSGSVWASVESAGRGSVIAFAENPLFRGFWRGTAMLFTNAVLFGSGRP, from the coding sequence ATGACAGTCCTGCTGCCATTTCGCCGACTCCTGCTCGCCGCACTCCTGCTCGTGCCGTCGGTCCTCAGCGCCCAGGGAGGTAACAACTGGTCGTTCTATGGCTACGCCCCCTATCGCGCCGGAGTACCGCGTCCTGATTCGCTGCTGGGGCACCCCATCGGCAGCCGCCAGACGATGTACCACGAGCAGCAACGCACGCTCGATGCGATGATTGCCGCGGCGCCCGACCGGGTCCGCACGGAGGTCACGGGGGCGACCGCTGAAGGGAAGGTGATGCGGCTATTGATCATTTCCAGCCCGGCCAACATCGCGCGGCTGGAGCAGATCCGGGCTGACGTTGCCGCGCTGGCCGATCCGCGGAAGACATCCCGCGCCGACGCGGCAGCGATTGCCGCCAGGACGCCGGCAATTGCCCTCTTCTCGCACTCGATCCACGGCAACGAGCCCGCTGGTTTCGAATCGGCGATGATGACCGCGTACACCCTGCTTGCCTCCGAGTCGGCACAGGTCAAGGCGATCCTCGACAACACGGTCGTGATCATCAATCCGTCGCAGAACCCCGACGGGCACGAGCGCTTCGCTGCGTGGAGCAACTCGCTCGCCCTCGGCAGCGGTGAGTCGATGGCGCTCGAGGGCGGCGAACCGTGGTCGATTCAGGGGCGGCTCAACCACTATCGCTTCGACATGAATCGCGATCTGGTGGCGCTGTCGCAGGCGGAGTCGCGCGCGACAGCCGGGGCCGTGCGTCGCTGGCATCCGCAGGTCTTCGTCGACCTGCACAGCACCACGGCACAGTACTTCTTCCCGCCCGCCGCGATGCCGATCAACCAGAATCTGCCCGCTGCGAGCGTGAAGTGGCTCGAGGCATTCGGGAAGGGAAATGCCGCGGCGTTCGATGCCAACAGCTGGCCCTTCTTCGTACGCGATGAGTTCGACCTCTTCTACGCCGGTTATTGGGATTCCTGGCCTTCGCTGAACGGAGCGACCGGGATGACCTTCGAAACCGACGGCGGACCGCGGCTCGCGACCACGAAGGATGACGGCACGGTGACCACCTTCCGCGATGGCATCGCGCATCACTTCGTCGCGACCATGGCGACGGCCGCGACCCTCGCGGCAAACCGTGAAGCGCGGCTCAAGGACTACTACGAGTTCTTCGCGACCGCACTCGCCGAACCGGTCGGGCGCGCGGTGCGCCGCGTCGTGATTCTTCCGGGGAATGATCCGGCACGGACGCGCGAAGTGATCGACCTTCTTGCCTTCCAGGGTGTGGAAGCATCGGTGCTCACCGAGCCGTGGACGGCGCTCCGCGCCAACGACTATCTCGGCGGACCCGCGGCGCGAAAGACCTTTCCGGCAGGATCCTACGTGGTGGACTTCGCGCAGCCGCAGGGCCGACTCGCCGCCGCGATGCTCGAACCGAAGTCGACGATCGACTCCGCCTTTGCGCGGCAGGCGCTCGATCGTTGGGAGCGCAACCGTCGCCGCGGCGACGACGCACCTCGCGAGGACTACGAGTTCTACGATGTGACCGCGTGGGCCCTGCCACTGGTGCATGGTCTCGATGCAGCCTGGACCGACGAACCGGCCCCCAGCGCCAGCCGCCCTCTCGCCGATATCGGAACCGCCCAGGTGTTGATCGACGCGCCGCCGCGTGCCCAGAGCGCCTACCTCTTTGCCGGGGGCACACGGGCCGCCGAGGTGCTGGCGATGCGGTTGCTCGCTGAGGGGTTCGTGGTGAACGTGGCAACGGAGCCGACCCGAGCGGATGGCACGACCTATCCCGCGGGAACCTTCCTGCTACGTGTCGGTCGCAACCCCGAAACGGTGCACGGGCGCATTGCGGCACTCGGCCCGGCGAACGGTGTGGCAGTGAAGGCGATCCAGTCGGGGTTCCCCGACGCGGGGAGCGCCGGCGTGGGAAGTCCGACGATGATACCGGTGCGGGCACCGAAGATCATCGTGGTGGGTGGCGATGGTGTCTCGCAGACGTCGTTCGGCGATGTCTGGTGGTATCTCGAGAAGGAGTTGCACCAGACTTTCACTGCGGTCGATGCACGACGCCTGAGCGGCGCGTCGCTCGAGCGCTTCAACGTGATCATTCTCCCCGAGGGGAGTTATGCCGGGGCGCTGGGCGCCAGCGGAATGAACCGGTTGCGCGACTGGGTGCGCGGCGGTGGGGCCCTGATTGCGCTCGGCTCGGCGACGTCCGTGCTCGAGAACAAGGAGATGGGATTGCGGAGCGTGGCCGACGAGCCCAAGGACGACAAGAAGAAACTCGAGCCGGGTGATACCGCGATCACCTCGACCGGCGCGCGGGCGCCGTTTGTGAGCCCGAGTGCCAAGGGCAACAGCCGGCCCGAGGGAGTCCCGGGGGCGATCGCGCGCGCAACGCTTGATCTGTCGCACTGGCTCACCTGGGGCTACACCCGCGACAAGCTCGCGGTGCCGGTGCCGGGTGATTTCCTGAAGCCTTCAAAGACCGGCGAGAATGTGGTGGTGTTCGACGAGAAGGATCCGGTGCTCGCCGGATTCTCGTGGCCCGGCAACACGGCGAAGTATCTCAGCGGTTCCGTGTGGGCGAGCGTGGAATCGGCGGGGCGCGGGAGTGTCATTGCATTCGCCGAGAATCCGTTGTTCCGCGGTTTCTGGCGCGGGACGGCGATGCTGTTTACCAACGCGGTGCTGTTTGGAAGTGGGCGGCCGTAG
- a CDS encoding YhjD/YihY/BrkB family envelope integrity protein, with amino-acid sequence MAGLPRWLLHLLEVLDRANLPFLASALTFDAMLALIPLAILIIAGLGYLLSQTANFGSADPAAVLSAFLPDHSHFTTDDPFALVESIFDKIRGYRSQLTLFAIPAFLWFSTRLFGAIRTCLSSIFQVRARPAPGGFVVSYLVGYLFAKLRDLAMVAVVVVLALANTMVSAGLALFKARGVALDPPWTFFVSGLGQILGAMVAILFSMSLFMALYRYASPKRLAWSGALLASTVATAGFEIAKRLFGLYLTYLNRGGQYSVDANVGAALLIILWLWYMSLVFLIGAAAADVWDRAHTAKLLAAAQAAPPPPTPTDEKREARREKGD; translated from the coding sequence GTGGCGGGACTGCCGCGCTGGCTGCTCCACCTCCTCGAGGTGCTCGACCGCGCCAACCTGCCGTTTCTGGCCTCGGCACTCACGTTCGATGCAATGCTGGCGCTGATCCCGCTGGCAATCCTGATCATCGCGGGGCTGGGCTATCTCCTCAGCCAGACGGCCAATTTCGGCTCGGCCGATCCTGCTGCGGTGCTCTCGGCCTTCCTCCCCGACCATAGCCACTTCACCACCGACGACCCGTTCGCGCTGGTCGAGAGCATCTTCGACAAGATCCGCGGCTACCGGAGCCAGCTGACGCTCTTCGCCATCCCGGCATTCCTCTGGTTCAGCACCCGCCTCTTTGGAGCCATCCGGACCTGTCTCTCGTCGATCTTCCAGGTCCGGGCCCGCCCTGCCCCTGGTGGCTTCGTGGTGAGCTATCTCGTCGGCTACCTCTTTGCGAAGTTGCGCGATCTGGCGATGGTTGCCGTTGTCGTGGTGCTCGCGCTCGCGAACACGATGGTCTCGGCAGGGCTGGCCCTCTTCAAGGCTCGGGGCGTCGCGCTCGACCCGCCGTGGACCTTTTTCGTGAGCGGCCTGGGCCAGATCCTCGGCGCCATGGTGGCAATCCTCTTCTCGATGTCGCTCTTCATGGCCCTGTACCGCTACGCCTCGCCGAAGCGACTCGCGTGGTCGGGGGCACTGCTCGCCAGCACGGTCGCGACGGCGGGATTCGAAATCGCCAAGCGGTTGTTCGGGCTCTACCTGACGTACCTGAACCGCGGCGGCCAATACTCGGTCGACGCCAATGTCGGCGCCGCGCTGTTGATCATCCTCTGGCTCTGGTACATGTCTCTGGTCTTCCTGATTGGTGCCGCCGCGGCGGACGTCTGGGACCGCGCTCACACGGCGAAGCTGCTGGCTGCCGCGCAGGCGGCGCCACCGCCGCCGACACCGACAGACGAGAAGCGAGAGGCGAGAAGGGAGAAGGGAGACTAG
- a CDS encoding YtxH domain-containing protein: MGLRDDREFTVVESDGASGVKWFLFGAVLGAGLGLLFAPQAGERTRRDISKRARRLKAEAEDRFDELTDEIETRGRKLKSTVAEWADDVKGEVRDGRRAVQETAAGARDELERRLADARARRRATIAADGVADDDDDDDTDA, encoded by the coding sequence ATGGGTTTGCGTGACGATCGCGAGTTCACCGTCGTCGAAAGCGACGGCGCATCTGGTGTGAAGTGGTTTCTCTTCGGAGCGGTGCTCGGCGCCGGCCTCGGGCTCCTCTTTGCTCCGCAGGCCGGTGAGCGGACCCGCCGGGACATCAGCAAGCGGGCGCGTCGCCTGAAGGCCGAGGCCGAGGATCGCTTCGACGAATTGACGGACGAGATCGAGACCCGCGGTCGGAAGCTCAAGTCCACCGTGGCGGAGTGGGCCGACGACGTGAAGGGCGAGGTGCGCGATGGTCGCCGTGCGGTACAGGAGACCGCGGCCGGTGCGCGCGATGAACTCGAGCGCCGGCTCGCCGACGCCCGGGCGCGGCGACGAGCCACCATCGCGGCCGATGGCGTGGCCGATGATGACGACGACGATGACACCGACGCCTGA
- a CDS encoding class II fructose-bisphosphate aldolase, translating to MVSNSTRGDVMTVGSTKGLELFGGAVTRAGSGVEMSRPELLRSDAMDALVAMAVFGESADKEGARTLLWQLGQAAGVKPASIHDLYLARGRGECSGFTVPAINIRMMAYDTARAVFRSALKIDGAAIIIEIARSEIAYTDQRPAEYVAVLIGAALREGYHFPLFIQGDHCQVNATKYQADPELEVGEVKKLIAEEIAAGFFNIDVDTSTLVDLSFPTLDEQQRTNYERAAEITQFIRDREPAGVTVSVGAEIGEVGHKNSTVEELHAFMQGFNRTLAAKGDYAGISKISVQTGTSHGGVVLPDGTIADVKLDLVALEALSKAGREDYQMGGAVQHGASTLPSNAFGNFPRIETVEIHLATNFQNIVWDHPALPSELRDRAYRWLDANAQSERKAGDSDEQFYYKARKKAIGPFKQEMWSLPADVRQKIGADLEKTFGFLFDQLGVKGTSTLVRSHITAPSLAAGALAHSGAQAEDDPDAGE from the coding sequence ATGGTTTCCAATTCGACTCGGGGAGATGTGATGACCGTGGGGAGCACGAAGGGGCTGGAGCTGTTCGGCGGGGCAGTCACGAGGGCCGGGAGTGGTGTGGAAATGTCCCGACCCGAGCTGCTCCGTTCGGACGCGATGGATGCGCTGGTGGCAATGGCGGTCTTCGGCGAGAGCGCCGATAAGGAGGGTGCCCGCACCTTACTCTGGCAGCTCGGCCAGGCCGCCGGGGTCAAGCCGGCGTCAATCCACGACCTCTACCTCGCCCGAGGGCGGGGGGAGTGTTCCGGCTTCACCGTCCCTGCCATCAACATCCGGATGATGGCCTACGATACCGCCCGGGCCGTATTCCGTTCGGCCCTCAAGATCGATGGCGCGGCCATAATCATCGAGATCGCCCGGTCCGAGATCGCCTACACGGATCAGCGTCCGGCCGAGTATGTGGCGGTCCTGATCGGCGCGGCCCTTCGGGAGGGGTATCACTTCCCCCTCTTCATCCAGGGGGATCATTGCCAGGTCAACGCCACCAAGTACCAGGCCGACCCCGAGCTCGAAGTCGGCGAGGTCAAGAAGCTTATCGCCGAGGAGATCGCCGCCGGCTTCTTCAACATCGACGTCGACACCTCCACCCTGGTTGATCTCTCCTTCCCGACCCTCGACGAGCAGCAGCGGACCAACTACGAGCGCGCGGCCGAGATCACTCAGTTCATCCGTGACCGTGAGCCGGCCGGAGTCACCGTCTCGGTGGGAGCCGAAATCGGTGAGGTCGGTCACAAGAACTCCACGGTGGAGGAGCTCCACGCCTTCATGCAGGGGTTCAATCGGACCCTTGCGGCCAAGGGTGACTACGCCGGCATCAGCAAGATCTCGGTCCAGACCGGGACCTCGCACGGTGGCGTGGTCCTCCCGGATGGCACCATCGCCGACGTCAAGCTCGATCTGGTGGCCCTCGAGGCCTTGAGCAAGGCCGGGCGCGAGGACTACCAGATGGGGGGAGCCGTCCAGCACGGGGCGTCCACGTTGCCCAGCAACGCCTTCGGCAACTTCCCGCGGATCGAGACGGTGGAGATCCACCTTGCCACCAACTTTCAGAACATCGTCTGGGACCACCCGGCGCTCCCGTCGGAACTCCGCGACCGCGCCTATCGCTGGCTCGACGCGAATGCGCAGTCGGAGCGGAAGGCCGGCGATTCCGACGAGCAGTTCTACTACAAGGCCCGCAAGAAGGCGATCGGGCCGTTCAAGCAGGAGATGTGGTCGCTCCCAGCCGACGTTCGTCAGAAGATTGGCGCCGACCTCGAGAAGACGTTCGGCTTCCTCTTCGACCAGTTGGGTGTGAAGGGGACATCGACGCTGGTTCGGAGCCATATTACGGCGCCTTCACTCGCTGCCGGCGCCCTGGCGCACAGCGGGGCACAGGCCGAAGACGATCCCGACGCGGGCGAGTAG
- the pyk gene encoding pyruvate kinase produces MPGESFRRTKIVATLGPAWESEERMHTLLDAGVNLIRVNASHGTPAIRERWIRQIHSIRQARGEPTGILVDLHGPRIRVGKLPEAITITPGQIVWFAPEATAQEGDIPTTYPELAGDVRPGSRILLDDGLLAVDVVAVRGDRVEGKVVYGGLLKPNKGMNLPGADVSAPAVTDLDREEVLRVVALGIEYLGVSFVRRPEDMQDLRRIIPKHVKLIAKIEKDTALKNLDSILEASDAMMVARGDLGVELPFEQVPLVQKRIIARANRHGKPVITATQMLESMITNPRPTRAEASDVANALIDGTDAVMLSAETAVGSYALEAVLAMDRIAREVEAHRHRPSEGERRRWQIPAPHFARTEAGHTPVEDAISVAVSAAADLLGASAIVCFTSSGFTARTVSSYRPKVPIMAFTPEAETYNQLALVWGVVPVLMPHLKNYDPMWQIARTELLARGIAREGSRIVVTCGVPFDVPGTTNLLKVETI; encoded by the coding sequence ATGCCGGGTGAATCGTTTCGTCGGACCAAGATCGTCGCGACCCTGGGGCCCGCGTGGGAGAGTGAGGAGCGGATGCACACCCTCCTCGACGCTGGCGTCAACCTGATCCGGGTCAATGCCTCCCACGGCACCCCGGCAATCCGGGAACGGTGGATTCGCCAGATCCACTCCATCCGGCAGGCACGAGGGGAGCCGACCGGCATCCTGGTCGACCTCCACGGACCCCGGATCCGGGTGGGCAAGCTCCCCGAGGCCATCACGATCACCCCGGGCCAGATCGTCTGGTTTGCCCCTGAAGCCACCGCTCAGGAAGGCGACATCCCAACCACCTACCCCGAGCTGGCCGGCGACGTGCGGCCGGGATCGCGGATCCTCCTCGACGACGGGCTGCTCGCGGTCGACGTCGTCGCAGTGCGGGGGGACCGGGTGGAGGGAAAGGTCGTCTATGGTGGCCTGCTCAAACCCAACAAGGGGATGAATCTTCCCGGCGCTGATGTCAGCGCCCCGGCGGTCACCGATCTGGACCGCGAGGAAGTCCTCCGTGTCGTTGCGTTGGGGATCGAGTACCTCGGTGTCTCGTTCGTGCGCCGCCCCGAGGACATGCAGGACCTCCGGCGGATCATTCCGAAGCACGTCAAGCTGATCGCCAAGATCGAGAAGGACACGGCCCTCAAGAATCTCGACAGCATCCTCGAGGCCTCCGACGCGATGATGGTGGCACGTGGCGACCTCGGCGTCGAGCTGCCATTCGAACAGGTCCCGCTGGTGCAGAAGCGGATCATTGCGCGCGCCAACCGGCACGGTAAGCCGGTAATTACCGCGACCCAGATGCTGGAATCGATGATTACCAATCCCCGGCCGACCCGCGCAGAGGCGTCCGACGTCGCCAACGCGCTGATCGACGGGACCGACGCGGTGATGCTGTCAGCGGAGACCGCCGTGGGCTCCTACGCCCTCGAGGCGGTCCTTGCGATGGACCGGATTGCCCGCGAGGTCGAGGCACATCGCCATCGCCCCTCAGAGGGGGAGCGCCGCCGCTGGCAGATCCCTGCCCCGCACTTCGCCCGCACCGAAGCCGGCCACACACCGGTCGAGGACGCGATCTCCGTGGCCGTCTCTGCCGCGGCAGACCTGCTTGGTGCCTCGGCAATCGTTTGCTTCACGTCGAGTGGCTTCACCGCCCGGACAGTGTCTTCCTACCGCCCCAAGGTCCCGATCATGGCGTTCACGCCCGAGGCGGAGACCTACAACCAGCTCGCCCTGGTCTGGGGCGTGGTTCCGGTGCTGATGCCGCATCTCAAGAACTACGATCCGATGTGGCAGATCGCGCGGACCGAACTGCTGGCCCGCGGCATCGCCCGTGAGGGGTCCCGGATCGTGGTGACCTGTGGCGTCCCCTTCGACGTGCCGGGTACCACCAACCTGCTGAAGGTGGAGACCATCTAG
- a CDS encoding MBL fold metallo-hydrolase encodes MRLTLLGTGTSMGVPQIGCGCAVCRSEDPRDQRSRTSALIEAGGATILIDTPPELRLQLLRNGVKRIDAVLYTHQHADHTHGIDDLRSFSLKQGAPLPLYGPADTMAHLGRAFNYIFDGSIVPIAGTSKPSLTLNPLQPDRAVSIAGVEVLPLQFEHGHATVFGYRIGDVAYLTDVKRVNEAQRQQLAGVKVLVLNALWWREHPTHLSIPDAIEVAHAVGAERTYLTHLTHETGHRELLAKLPAGVEPGHDGLVLEIFR; translated from the coding sequence ATGCGGCTGACCCTGCTCGGGACGGGGACTTCGATGGGAGTCCCCCAGATCGGGTGCGGCTGCGCCGTCTGCCGGTCGGAGGATCCGCGCGACCAGCGGAGTCGCACGAGCGCCCTGATCGAAGCCGGTGGCGCGACAATCCTCATCGACACCCCGCCGGAATTGCGATTGCAGTTGCTGCGGAACGGCGTCAAGCGAATCGATGCCGTCCTCTATACCCACCAGCACGCTGACCATACCCACGGGATCGACGACCTCCGTTCCTTCTCGCTCAAGCAGGGCGCCCCGCTGCCGCTCTACGGCCCGGCCGACACGATGGCACACCTTGGTCGGGCGTTCAACTACATCTTCGATGGCAGCATCGTACCGATCGCGGGCACATCGAAGCCGTCGCTCACGCTCAACCCGCTGCAGCCCGATCGCGCAGTGTCGATCGCCGGAGTCGAGGTATTGCCACTCCAGTTCGAGCACGGTCACGCGACCGTCTTCGGCTACCGCATCGGCGACGTTGCCTATCTCACCGATGTGAAGCGCGTGAACGAGGCGCAGCGCCAGCAGCTTGCAGGAGTGAAGGTGCTGGTGCTCAACGCGCTCTGGTGGCGTGAACACCCGACGCACCTGTCGATCCCCGATGCGATCGAGGTGGCCCACGCGGTCGGCGCGGAACGGACCTACCTTACTCATCTCACCCACGAGACCGGTCATCGCGAGTTGCTCGCGAAGTTGCCCGCGGGCGTGGAACCAGGCCACGACGGCCTCGTGCTGGAGATCTTCCGATGA